From a single Anaerolineaceae bacterium oral taxon 439 genomic region:
- a CDS encoding preprotein translocase subunit SecE: MEKWWNETLGELRRVTWPTKDDAIQMTKIVLVVVFAMAAFLGVVDFVFSELFRLIIS; this comes from the coding sequence GTGGAGAAATGGTGGAATGAAACGCTCGGCGAGCTCCGCCGCGTTACCTGGCCGACGAAGGATGACGCGATTCAGATGACGAAAATCGTGCTCGTCGTCGTTTTCGCCATGGCGGCGTTTCTTGGGGTTGTTGACTTCGTATTTTCGGAGCTTTTCAGGTTGATTATCAGCTGA
- a CDS encoding transcription termination/antitermination protein NusG yields MINCYSGYEKKVRKNLSQRIESMGMKEYIFDIVVPTQEEIEVKDGKRVTIDRLIFPGYLLVNMILTEESWFIVRNTPGVTGFVGMGNQPTPLRQEEVNGIIKRMEAQAPVVNANFKLGEKVRIIDGPFNDFRGNIAEIDMEKTKVRVMVNFFGRETPVELDFLQVEKC; encoded by the coding sequence GTGATCAATTGCTACTCCGGATACGAGAAAAAAGTCCGGAAAAACCTGTCGCAGCGGATCGAGTCGATGGGCATGAAAGAGTACATCTTTGATATCGTCGTTCCGACGCAGGAGGAAATCGAAGTCAAAGACGGAAAACGCGTCACGATCGACCGCCTGATTTTCCCCGGCTATCTGCTCGTGAATATGATCCTGACGGAGGAGTCCTGGTTTATCGTTCGGAATACCCCGGGCGTGACCGGCTTCGTTGGGATGGGGAACCAGCCGACTCCGCTCCGGCAGGAAGAGGTCAACGGAATTATCAAGCGCATGGAAGCGCAGGCGCCGGTCGTCAACGCGAATTTCAAGCTTGGCGAGAAAGTCCGGATCATTGACGGGCCGTTCAACGATTTCCGCGGCAATATTGCCGAAATCGACATGGAAAAGACGAAGGTCCGCGTCATGGTCAATTTTTTCGGACGCGAAACGCCGGTCGAGCTCGACTTTTTGCAGGTTGAGAAGTGCTGA
- a CDS encoding translation elongation factor Tu, which produces MAKQHFDRTKPHLNVGTMGHIDHGKTTLTAAITKYCAMLGGADFRAYDQIDNAPEEKARGITINISHVEYETKNRHYAHVDMPGHRDYIKNMITGAAQVDGAILVVAAPDGPMPQTKEHVLLARQVEVPSILIFLNKTDQMDDPELLELVEMELRELLNSYGFPGDETPIIRGSALKALESTSTDPNDPVYKPIADLMDAVDTFVKEPQRETDKPFMMPIEDVFSIKGRGTVVTGRAERGIIKVGDPVEIVGLREKSMSSVCTGVEMFHKIVDEGQAGDNLGLLLRGIERTDVERGMVVSKPGSIKPHTKFKASVYVLKRDEGGRHKPFFNGYRPQFYIRTMDVTGVITLPASVEMVMPGDNVEMEVELIIPVALEQGSKFAIREGGLTVGAGVITEIIA; this is translated from the coding sequence ATGGCAAAGCAGCATTTTGATCGAACCAAACCCCACCTGAACGTGGGTACGATGGGTCATATCGACCATGGCAAAACGACCTTGACCGCCGCGATCACGAAATATTGCGCGATGCTGGGTGGAGCGGATTTCCGTGCGTACGATCAGATCGATAACGCCCCGGAAGAAAAAGCGCGCGGGATCACGATTAATATTTCGCACGTGGAATATGAGACGAAGAACCGGCATTACGCTCATGTCGACATGCCGGGGCACCGGGACTATATCAAGAACATGATCACGGGAGCGGCGCAGGTCGACGGGGCGATCCTGGTAGTGGCGGCGCCGGACGGCCCGATGCCGCAGACGAAGGAACACGTCCTGTTAGCGCGACAGGTAGAAGTTCCGTCGATCCTGATCTTCCTGAACAAGACGGACCAGATGGACGATCCGGAGCTGCTGGAGCTGGTGGAGATGGAGCTGCGGGAGCTGCTGAATTCGTACGGGTTCCCTGGAGACGAAACGCCGATTATCCGGGGCTCGGCGCTGAAGGCGCTGGAGTCGACGTCGACGGACCCGAACGATCCGGTGTACAAGCCGATCGCCGACCTGATGGACGCGGTCGACACGTTCGTAAAGGAACCGCAGCGGGAAACGGACAAGCCGTTCATGATGCCGATCGAGGACGTGTTTTCGATCAAGGGTCGGGGGACGGTCGTGACGGGCCGCGCGGAACGGGGTATCATCAAGGTCGGGGATCCGGTTGAGATCGTCGGGCTGCGCGAAAAGAGCATGAGCTCGGTTTGCACGGGCGTCGAGATGTTCCATAAGATCGTGGACGAAGGTCAGGCGGGGGACAATCTGGGATTGCTGCTGCGGGGGATCGAGCGGACGGACGTGGAGCGAGGCATGGTCGTATCGAAGCCGGGATCGATCAAGCCGCATACGAAATTCAAGGCGAGCGTGTACGTCCTGAAGCGCGACGAAGGCGGACGGCATAAGCCGTTCTTCAACGGGTATCGGCCGCAGTTCTACATCCGGACGATGGACGTGACGGGCGTGATCACGCTGCCGGCGTCGGTAGAAATGGTGATGCCCGGGGACAACGTCGAGATGGAAGTCGAGCTGATTATCCCGGTAGCGCTGGAACAGGGATCGAAATTCGCGATCCGCGAAGGCGGGCTGACGGTTGGCGCCGGCGTGATCACCGAAATTATCGCGTAA
- a CDS encoding 50S ribosomal protein L7/L12, translating into MADIAKLVEDLSALSVLEAADLVKALEEKWGVSAAAPVAAVAVAGPAEAAAPVEEATEFDVVIKDAGPKKIDTIKVVRALTSLGLVEAKQMAETAGSKVLTAVSKDAAADAKKKLEDAGASVEVVPAA; encoded by the coding sequence ATGGCTGATATCGCTAAATTAGTTGAAGACCTGAGCGCGCTGAGCGTTCTCGAAGCTGCCGATCTGGTTAAGGCGTTGGAAGAAAAATGGGGCGTTTCCGCCGCCGCGCCTGTCGCCGCCGTTGCCGTCGCCGGTCCGGCCGAAGCCGCTGCCCCGGTCGAAGAAGCGACCGAATTCGATGTTGTTATCAAGGACGCTGGCCCGAAGAAGATCGACACGATCAAAGTCGTCCGCGCGCTGACCAGCCTCGGCCTCGTTGAAGCCAAGCAGATGGCCGAAACCGCCGGATCGAAGGTCCTGACCGCCGTCAGCAAAGACGCGGCCGCCGACGCTAAGAAGAAGCTCGAAGACGCCGGCGCCTCTGTCGAGGTCGTCCCCGCCGCGTAA
- a CDS encoding DNA starvation/stationary phase protection protein, with translation MKLVKEFNQYLANLAVVTFKLHNVHWNTVGTQFVRVHEYTEELYDETFEFFDAVAEILKMNDVTPDSRLADYLKNATISEGEKTVFDCREAFEVVLADLKALREEANALRNACDAEGWFTSAALFEDQIESYNKRIWFVKSILAAA, from the coding sequence ATGAAGCTTGTAAAAGAATTTAATCAGTATCTGGCCAATTTAGCCGTCGTTACCTTCAAGCTGCACAACGTTCACTGGAATACGGTGGGGACGCAGTTTGTCCGGGTTCATGAGTACACCGAAGAGCTGTATGACGAAACGTTCGAGTTTTTTGACGCGGTCGCGGAAATTTTGAAAATGAATGACGTCACGCCGGATTCCCGGCTGGCGGATTATCTGAAGAACGCGACGATTTCCGAAGGCGAAAAAACGGTTTTTGACTGCCGCGAAGCTTTTGAGGTGGTGCTGGCCGATCTGAAGGCGCTGCGTGAGGAAGCGAACGCGCTGCGGAACGCCTGCGACGCCGAAGGGTGGTTTACCTCCGCGGCTTTATTCGAGGATCAGATCGAAAGCTACAACAAGCGGATCTGGTTCGTGAAGTCGATTCTGGCGGCTGCGTAA
- a CDS encoding 50S ribosomal protein L11, which yields MVKKIKAVVKLNLNAGKANPAPPVGPALAGHGINIMAFCKEYNARTQNRVGEVIPAEITVFSDGSFTFVLKTPPTTFLIKKASGLEKGSGLASKGKEGKITRAQIREIAETKFNDTNAVDIEGAIRQIEGSVRNMGIQIVD from the coding sequence ATGGTAAAAAAGATTAAAGCAGTCGTCAAGTTGAATTTGAACGCCGGCAAGGCGAATCCGGCGCCGCCGGTCGGGCCGGCGCTGGCGGGCCATGGGATCAATATCATGGCTTTCTGTAAGGAATATAACGCCCGGACGCAGAATCGCGTCGGCGAAGTTATCCCTGCGGAAATTACCGTTTTTTCGGACGGTTCGTTTACGTTCGTATTGAAAACGCCGCCGACAACATTCCTGATCAAGAAAGCCTCTGGCCTTGAAAAAGGGTCGGGTCTGGCGAGCAAGGGCAAGGAAGGCAAGATCACGCGCGCGCAGATCCGCGAAATCGCTGAAACGAAATTCAACGACACGAACGCCGTCGATATCGAAGGGGCGATCCGCCAGATTGAAGGCAGCGTCCGCAACATGGGAATTCAGATCGTTGACTGA
- a CDS encoding 50S ribosomal protein L1, whose protein sequence is MAKHGKKFTDAAKKVDRSVYYSPREAVALAKDTSTTKFDSTIEIHINTSLDPRQADQLVRDVVVLPNGLGKSVRVLVFAQGEGVALANEAGADYVADSEDWIKKIQDGFTDFDVAIATPDMMAKAGRLGRVLGPRGLMPNPKAGTVVPAAELPRVIREAKAGRVEFRLDKSANLHAPIGKSSFPVQALYENLQAFMEAVRKAKPAGAKGAYIRRVTLTSTMGPGVRVDASQAQSMQNYSE, encoded by the coding sequence ATGGCAAAACATGGTAAGAAATTTACAGACGCGGCGAAAAAAGTTGATCGCAGCGTTTATTACAGTCCGCGTGAAGCGGTCGCGTTAGCGAAGGATACGTCGACGACGAAGTTCGACTCCACGATCGAGATCCATATCAATACGTCGCTGGATCCGCGTCAGGCGGATCAGCTCGTCCGCGACGTCGTCGTTCTCCCGAACGGCCTCGGCAAGTCGGTCCGCGTCCTCGTTTTCGCCCAGGGCGAAGGGGTCGCGTTAGCGAATGAAGCCGGCGCGGATTACGTCGCTGATTCTGAGGACTGGATCAAGAAGATCCAGGATGGCTTTACCGATTTCGACGTCGCGATCGCGACGCCGGACATGATGGCGAAGGCCGGGCGGTTGGGACGCGTTCTCGGTCCGCGCGGCCTGATGCCGAACCCGAAGGCCGGGACGGTCGTTCCCGCCGCCGAGCTCCCGCGCGTGATCAGGGAAGCGAAAGCCGGCCGCGTTGAGTTCCGTCTCGATAAATCCGCGAATCTCCATGCGCCGATCGGGAAATCTTCCTTCCCGGTCCAGGCGCTCTACGAGAACCTGCAGGCGTTCATGGAAGCCGTCCGCAAGGCGAAGCCCGCCGGCGCGAAGGGCGCGTACATCCGCCGGGTGACGCTGACCTCGACGATGGGCCCCGGCGTCCGCGTCGACGCGTCGCAGGCGCAGTCGATGCAGAATTATTCGGAATAA
- a CDS encoding 50S ribosomal protein L33: MASKRKDVRPVITFACTECKERNYVSEKNRRNDPGRMEISKFCPRCRKHTLHRESK; the protein is encoded by the coding sequence ATGGCTTCAAAACGTAAAGATGTTCGCCCGGTGATTACCTTCGCGTGCACCGAATGCAAAGAGCGGAATTATGTTTCCGAGAAGAATCGCCGGAACGATCCCGGTCGGATGGAAATCAGCAAGTTCTGCCCGCGCTGCCGGAAGCACACGCTGCACCGCGAATCGAAGTAA
- a CDS encoding 50S ribosomal protein L10, which translates to MAFTKSEKSAMMDGYREMLDRCQAIFVLEYSKMDMPVIDRIHKQAREAGGELHVVKNTLFTKVAEEIGYTMTSDINVGTSFVGFAFRDAASLAKVITDIAKDEAFKIKGGYLDKAFLNVKEIKALSDLPPLPVMRAKLLGTILAPASKLVRTINEPARSLAAVVQAHVQAESPAKPPDVGINCLPVL; encoded by the coding sequence TTGGCCTTTACTAAATCTGAGAAAAGCGCGATGATGGACGGGTATCGGGAAATGCTCGATCGATGCCAGGCGATCTTCGTGCTCGAATACTCGAAGATGGACATGCCCGTGATCGACCGGATCCATAAGCAGGCCCGGGAAGCGGGCGGCGAACTGCATGTCGTCAAAAATACGCTTTTCACGAAAGTCGCGGAAGAAATTGGTTATACGATGACCAGCGATATCAACGTCGGTACGTCGTTCGTCGGGTTCGCGTTCAGGGACGCGGCCTCGTTAGCGAAAGTGATCACCGATATCGCGAAGGACGAGGCGTTTAAGATCAAAGGCGGCTATCTCGATAAAGCGTTCCTGAACGTGAAAGAGATCAAAGCGTTGTCCGACCTGCCGCCGCTTCCGGTCATGCGTGCGAAGCTGCTCGGGACGATCCTGGCGCCTGCGTCGAAACTCGTTCGGACGATCAACGAGCCGGCGCGTTCGCTCGCCGCTGTCGTTCAGGCACATGTCCAGGCAGAGTCTCCCGCTAAGCCGCCGGACGTTGGGATAAATTGCCTCCCGGTCCTTTAA